One genomic segment of Gossypium arboreum isolate Shixiya-1 chromosome 3, ASM2569848v2, whole genome shotgun sequence includes these proteins:
- the LOC108476126 gene encoding probable nucleoredoxin 1 isoform X2 codes for MSVASFFHLGTFWKKHSKISRILQTNYYYFLLCYKLPTEAEVIHLASKNQKKKNKIVVSTMAEAANNVVETINGDCHDFKSLLSSSDRDFLVRNNGDQVKIDSLKGKKLGLYISASWCGPCRRFTPNLIEVYTELSTKGDFEVIFVSADEDEESFNGYFSKMPWLAIPFSDSEARKRLDEPFSVMGIPHLVLLDENGKVLTEEGVEIIREYGEEGYPFTPEKIQELKDLEEKAKKEQSIKTILVSRSRDFVVTSDGSKVPVSELEGKTVGIYFSASSFKPSADFTQKLAEVYSKLKENGEKFEVVMISLDDDEESFRQSFGAPWLALPLKDKSCEKLARYFELSTLPTVVIIGPDGKTLHPNAADAIDEHGIVAYPFTPEKFAELKEIEKASEAAQTLESVLVSGGLDFVLGKDGAKVKVADLVGKTILLYFSAHWCPPCRAFTPSLVEVYKKIKEKDDAFEVIFISSDRDRASFDEYYSGMPWLALPFNDARKSSLSRKFKVQGIPMLIALGPTGKTITKEARSLVMAHGADAYPFTEERLKEIEAQIEEMAKGWPEKLKDERHEEHELVLTRRSNYVCDACKENGQVWSFYCEECDFDLHPKCALEKETKADAKEGWVCDGEVCTRAS; via the exons ATGTCGGTTGCGTCATTCTTCCACCTAGGAACATTCTGGAAAAAACATTCCAAAATTTCCAGAATCCTTCaaactaattattattattttttattatgctATAAATTACCTACAGAGGCTGAAGTGATTCACTTGGCATCCAAAAAccagaaaaaaaaaaataaaatcgtAGTTTCAACAATGGCAGAAGCAGCAAACAACGTTGTCGAGACGATCAACGGTGATTGTCACGATTTTAAGTCTCTTCTCTCTTCTTCGGACAGGGATTTCCTCGTACGCAACAACGGTGATCAG GTTAAAATCGATAGCTTGAAGGGGAAGAAACTTGGATTGTATATCTCAGCATCTTGGTGCGGTCCATGCCGTAGATTCACCCCAAATTTAATCGAGGTGTACACCGAGCTCTCAACGAAAGGCGATTTCGAGGTCATTTTTGTCTCGGCAGATGAAGATGAAGAGTCATTCAATGGTTACTTCTCCAAGATGCCATGGCTTGCAATCCCTTTCTCTGATTCAGAGGCACGCAAGCGCTTAGATGAGCCGTTCAGTGTGATGGGAATACCTCACCTCGTGCTCTTGGATGAAAATGGTAAAGTCTTGACCGAAGAGGGGGTTGAGATTATTCGTGAGTATGGAGAGGAAGGGTACCCTTTCACCCCCGAGAAGATCCAAGAATTAAAAGATTTAGAAGAAAAGGCCAAGAAGGAACAGTCCATCAAAACAATCTTGGTTTCCCGATCTCGTGACTTTGTAGTTACTTCTGATGGAAGTAAG GTGCCGGTGTCCGAACTTGAGGGGAAGACTGTAGGTATATATTTCTCAGCGTCTTCATTCAAGCCATCTGCTGATTTTACTCAAAAACTTGCTGAAGTTTATAGTAAGTTGAAAGAAAATGGGGAGAAATTCGAGGTTGTTATGATATCGCTTGATGATGATGAGGAATCCTTCAGGCAAAGCTTTGGGGCACCATGGTTGGCATTGCCTTTGAAAGACAAGAGCTGTGAGAAATTGGCTAGGTACTTCGAGCTCTCGACCCTTCCCACTGTTGTCATTATCGGGCCAGATGGAAAAACTCTCCACCCTAATGCTGCTGATGCGATTGATGAACACGGGATTGTGGCCTACCCCTTCACCCCCGAAAAATTTGCGGAGCTTAAAGAAATAGAGAAAGCAAGTGAGGCAGCACAAACTCTGGAATCAGTTCTGGTTTCAGGGGGTTTAGATTTTGTCCTAGGGAAGGATGGGGCTAAG GTCAAGGTGGCCGACTTGGTGGGGAAGACCATTCTCTTGTACTTCTCAGCCCATTGGTGCCCACCATGCCGTGCTTTCACTCCGAGCCTTGTTGAAGTATATAAGAAGATCAAGGAAAAGGATGATGCATTTGAAGTGATATTTATTTCGAGTGACAGGGACCGAGCCTCCTTTGATGAGTATTATTCAGGAATGCCTTGGTTGGCTCTTCCGTTCAATGATGCTCGGAAATCATCATTAAGTCGCAAATTCAAGGTCCAAGGCATCCCTATGCTTATAGCACTCGGACCAACTGGAAAAACTATTACAAAAGAGGCAAGGAGTCTGGTCATGGCTCATGGGGCGGATGCTTATCCTTTCACTGAGGAGAGGTTGAAGGAGATTGAGGCACAGATTGAGGAGATGGCAAAAGGGTGGCCGGAGAAACTGAAAGATGAACGGCATGAGGAGCATGAGCTGGTGCTCACTCGTCGCAGTAATTATGTCTGTGATGCATGCAAGGAAAACGGACAAGTCTGGTCATTTTACTGTGAAGAATGTGACTTTGATTTACATCCCAAATGTGCCCTGGAGAAAGAAACCAAAGCTGATGCAAAAGAAGGTTGGGTCTGTGATGGGGAGGTCTGCACTAGAGCTTCATGA
- the LOC108476126 gene encoding probable nucleoredoxin 1 isoform X1 codes for MADAANNVVETINGDCHDFKSLLSSSDRDFLVRNNGDQVKIDSLKGKKLGLYISASWCGPCRRFTPNLIEVYTELSTKGDFEVIFVSADEDEESFNGYFSKMPWLAIPFSDSEARKRLDEPFSVMGIPHLVLLDENGKVLTEEGVEIIREYGEEGYPFTPEKIQELKDLEEKAKKEQSIKTILVSRSRDFVVTSDGSKVPVSELEGKTVGIYFSASSFKPSADFTQKLAEVYSKLKENGEKFEVVMISLDDDEESFRQSFGAPWLALPLKDKSCEKLARYFELSTLPTVVIIGPDGKTLHPNAADAIDEHGIVAYPFTPEKFAELKEIEKASEAAQTLESVLVSGGLDFVLGKDGAKVKVADLVGKTILLYFSAHWCPPCRAFTPSLVEVYKKIKEKDDAFEVIFISSDRDRASFDEYYSGMPWLALPFNDARKSSLSRKFKVQGIPMLIALGPTGKTITKEARSLVMAHGADAYPFTEERLKEIEAQIEEMAKGWPEKLKDERHEEHELVLTRRSNYVCDACKENGQVWSFYCEECDFDLHPKCALEKETKADAKEGWVCDGEVCTRAS; via the exons ATGGCAGATGCAGCAAACAACGTTGTCGAGACCATCAACGGTGATTGTCACGATTTTAAGTCTCTTCTCTCTTCTTCAGACAGGGATTTCCTCGTACGCAACAACGGTGATCAG GTTAAAATCGATAGCTTGAAGGGGAAGAAACTTGGATTGTATATCTCAGCATCTTGGTGCGGTCCATGCCGTAGATTCACCCCAAATTTAATCGAGGTGTACACCGAGCTCTCAACGAAAGGCGATTTCGAGGTCATTTTTGTCTCGGCAGATGAAGATGAAGAGTCATTCAATGGTTACTTCTCCAAGATGCCATGGCTTGCAATCCCTTTCTCTGATTCAGAGGCACGCAAGCGCTTAGATGAGCCGTTCAGTGTGATGGGAATACCTCACCTCGTGCTCTTGGATGAAAATGGTAAAGTCTTGACCGAAGAGGGGGTTGAGATTATTCGTGAGTATGGAGAGGAAGGGTACCCTTTCACCCCCGAGAAGATCCAAGAATTAAAAGATTTAGAAGAAAAGGCCAAGAAGGAACAGTCCATCAAAACAATCTTGGTTTCCCGATCTCGTGACTTTGTAGTTACTTCTGATGGAAGTAAG GTGCCGGTGTCCGAACTTGAGGGGAAGACTGTAGGTATATATTTCTCAGCGTCTTCATTCAAGCCATCTGCTGATTTTACTCAAAAACTTGCTGAAGTTTATAGTAAGTTGAAAGAAAATGGGGAGAAATTCGAGGTTGTTATGATATCGCTTGATGATGATGAGGAATCCTTCAGGCAAAGCTTTGGGGCACCATGGTTGGCATTGCCTTTGAAAGACAAGAGCTGTGAGAAATTGGCTAGGTACTTCGAGCTCTCGACCCTTCCCACTGTTGTCATTATCGGGCCAGATGGAAAAACTCTCCACCCTAATGCTGCTGATGCGATTGATGAACACGGGATTGTGGCCTACCCCTTCACCCCCGAAAAATTTGCGGAGCTTAAAGAAATAGAGAAAGCAAGTGAGGCAGCACAAACTCTGGAATCAGTTCTGGTTTCAGGGGGTTTAGATTTTGTCCTAGGGAAGGATGGGGCTAAG GTCAAGGTGGCCGACTTGGTGGGGAAGACCATTCTCTTGTACTTCTCAGCCCATTGGTGCCCACCATGCCGTGCTTTCACTCCGAGCCTTGTTGAAGTATATAAGAAGATCAAGGAAAAGGATGATGCATTTGAAGTGATATTTATTTCGAGTGACAGGGACCGAGCCTCCTTTGATGAGTATTATTCAGGAATGCCTTGGTTGGCTCTTCCGTTCAATGATGCTCGGAAATCATCATTAAGTCGCAAATTCAAGGTCCAAGGCATCCCTATGCTTATAGCACTCGGACCAACTGGAAAAACTATTACAAAAGAGGCAAGGAGTCTGGTCATGGCTCATGGGGCGGATGCTTATCCTTTCACTGAGGAGAGGTTGAAGGAGATTGAGGCACAGATTGAGGAGATGGCAAAAGGGTGGCCGGAGAAACTGAAAGATGAACGGCATGAGGAGCATGAGCTGGTGCTCACTCGTCGCAGTAATTATGTCTGTGATGCATGCAAGGAAAACGGACAAGTCTGGTCATTTTACTGTGAAGAATGTGACTTTGATTTACATCCCAAATGTGCCCTGGAGAAAGAAACCAAAGCTGATGCAAAAGAAGGTTGGGTCTGTGATGGGGAGGTCTGCACTAGAGCTTCATGA